A single region of the Populus nigra chromosome 2, ddPopNigr1.1, whole genome shotgun sequence genome encodes:
- the LOC133682852 gene encoding probable sodium/metabolite cotransporter BASS3, chloroplastic, whose amino-acid sequence MALISSISPIPVPKLSISTKAQNVVSPTSYSSFTCHSLPMKRLNKGWPKNGARFTFACSTSPFIGRVGSQRREGNVSLLHFGINPNAEVAKTDSSQVLSAMLPFVVAATAIAALAQPATFTWVSKELYAPALGGIMLSIGIKLSIHDFAPAIKRPLPLSVGFIAQYVLKPGLGVLVAKAFGMSQMFFAGFVLTSCVAGAQLSSYASFLSKGDVALSILLTSSTTIASVLFTPLLTGLLIGSVVPVDAIAMSKSILQVVLIPVTLGLVLNTYAKEVVNLLNPVMPFVAMVCTSLCIGSPLAINRSQILSKEGLWLIFPVLTFHAVAFTLGYWVSKIPALRQEEEACRTISLCTGMQSSTLAGLLASHFLGSTQAVPPACSVVAMAIMGLCLASFWGNGYRIRDIPSHLIPEFGSAVKV is encoded by the exons ATGGCCTTAATCTCCTCCATCTCCCCAATACCAGTACCAAAACTCTCAATCTCTACAAAAGCTCAGAACGTCGTTTCTCCAACTTCTTATTCTTCATTTACTTGCCATTCTCTTCCAATGAAAAGATTAAATAAGGGCTGGCCGAAGAATGGAGCACGGTTTACATTTGCTTGTTCAACCTCACCGTTTATAGGAAGAGTTGGGTCACAGAGAAGAGAAGGCAACGTTTCTTTATTGCATTTTGGGATTAACCCAAATGCAGAGGTGGCAAAAACCGATTCTTCTCAGGTCTTATCAGCTATGCTTCCTTTTGTTGTTGCTGCCACCGCAATAGCTGCTCTTGCTCAGCCTGCCACTTTCACTTG GGTATCGAAGGAGTTGTATGCTCCAGCACTTGGTGGGATCATGTTGTCAATTGGGATTAAACTTTCTATTCATGATTTTGCTCCTGCAATTAAACG ACCTTTACCACTATCTGTTGGGTTTATCGCGCAGTATGTGCTCAAACCAGGCCTTGGAGTATTAGTTGCAAAGGCATTTGGGATGTCTCAGATGTTCTTTGCGGGTTTTGTCTTAACATCTTGTGTTGCAGGAGCTCAGTTATCCAGCTATGCTAGTTTCTTGAGTAAAGGGGATGTAGCCTTGAGCATTCTCCTTACTAGCTCCACTACCATTGCATCAGTCCTTTTCACACCTCTTTTAACTGGTCTTCTCATTGGCTCTGTAGTTCCTGTTGATGCCATTGCCATGTCAAAGTCAATCTTGCAG GTTGTCCTTATTCCAGTTACTCTCGGCCTCGTGCTAAATACCTATGCAAAGGAAGTTGTAAATTTACTGAATCCTGTCATGCCATTTGTTGCTATGGTGTGCACTTCGCTTTGTATTGGCAGTCCACTAGCAATAAATAGAAGTCAGATTCTTTCCAAAGAGGGTCTCTGGTTGATTTTTCCAGTATTGACATTTCATGCCGTGGCATTCACTTTGGGATATTGGGTCTCCAAAATTCCAGCTTTGAG GCAAGAGGAAGAAGCTTGCAGGACAATTTCATTATGTACAGGAATGCAAAGCTCCACCTTGGCTGGACTTCTAGCTTCCCATTTCCTCGGGAGCACACAGGCTGTCCCACCAGCATGCTCTGTAGTTGCCATGGCGATCATGGGTCTTTGTCTTGCCTCTTTCTGGGGTAATGGCTACCGGATAAGAGATATACCATCCCACCTTATCCCTGAATTTGGTTCTGCTGTCAAGGTCTAA
- the LOC133682638 gene encoding uncharacterized protein LOC133682638, which yields MKKMLRLICFLSFLLISVPTVYSDKNQSIYDVLKAHGLPMGLLPTGVKEFNIDETGRFEVHLDQACNAKFESELHYDMNVTGSLSYGQIGALSGISAQELFLWFPVKGIRVDVPSSGLIYFDVGVVFKQFSLSLFEMPRDCVAVRDEEIEAVRHGKFIADAVAKSQSGKLRYGLDQENFGRDFL from the exons atgaagaaaaTGCTTCGTTTAATCTGTTTCCTCTCATTTCTCCTAATCTCAGTCCCAACCGTATATTCAGATAAAAATCAATCGATTTACGATGTCTTGAAAGCCCACGGGCTGCCGATGGGGTTGTTACCGACGGGAGTGAAGGAATTCAACATCGACGAAACGGGGCGTTTCGAGGTACACCTCGATCAGGCTTGCAATGCTAAATTTGAGAGTGAATTGCATTACGATATGAATGTTACGGGGAGTTTGAGTTACGGGCAGATCGGGGCTTTATCAGGGATTTCGGCCCAGGAGTTGTTTTTGTGGTTTCCTGTTAAGGGAATTCGTGTTGACGTGCCGAGTTCTGGTCTTATTTATTTCGATGTTGGTGTTGTTTTTAAGCAGTTCTCGCTTTCCTTGTTTGAGATGCCTAGGGATTGTGTTGCTGTTCGTGATGAGGAAATTGAGGCTGTTCGGCATGGGAAGTTTATTGCTGATGCTGTCGCCAAG AGTCAATCTGGGAAGTTAAGATATGGGCTTGATCAGGAAAATTTTGGGAGGGATTTCCTGTAG